From a region of the Corallococcus coralloides DSM 2259 genome:
- a CDS encoding DUF2378 family protein translates to MPSDKAELAARIAILQSGDSIRGLIFKSVFGLVQQHAGAIGMEQLRVGELNHDYAELRSYPAREFLTLLYNTADLLEGALGAQDAVFHACGEVSITRYSTGPGMLVFGIISRGDPQKLFAGAQMAYSAAVSYGNREYLTTGPKSGTLRMRRDMMPPAYHVGILTGSLKVLGLTGKATAKPQGIDRVDYDIEWT, encoded by the coding sequence ATGCCGTCGGACAAGGCCGAACTCGCCGCCCGGATCGCCATCCTCCAGTCGGGGGACTCCATCCGTGGGCTCATCTTCAAGTCCGTCTTCGGCCTGGTGCAGCAGCACGCGGGCGCCATCGGCATGGAGCAGCTGCGCGTGGGGGAGCTGAACCACGACTACGCGGAGCTGCGCTCGTACCCGGCGCGGGAGTTCCTCACGCTCTTGTACAACACGGCGGACCTGCTGGAGGGCGCGCTCGGCGCCCAGGACGCGGTGTTCCACGCGTGCGGCGAGGTGAGCATCACCCGCTACTCCACCGGGCCGGGGATGCTGGTGTTCGGCATCATCTCCCGGGGTGATCCGCAGAAGCTCTTCGCGGGCGCGCAGATGGCGTACAGCGCGGCGGTGTCCTACGGCAACCGCGAGTACCTCACGACGGGCCCCAAGTCCGGCACCCTGCGCATGCGCCGGGACATGATGCCGCCCGCGTACCACGTGGGCATCCTCACCGGTTCGCTGAAGGTGTTGGGACTGACGGGCAAGGCCACCGCGAAGCCGCAGGGCATCGACCGCGTGGACTACGACATCGAGTGGACCTGA
- a CDS encoding N-acetylmuramoyl-L-alanine amidase — protein MSTFRNPFAAAAVALVLSACGPQAQPTEAPPAETPSQPSPDTAGSTLPRELDPLFAQAAQEFNVPVELLKAVSYAETRWQMVRGEAEFPGQQPAFGLMALRGEDLEQGAALAGVTAEEARTDALSNLRAGAARLSQLATDAKVERGDLAAWAPVVAQLSGITNPEAQAEHVHRSVYAVMNEGAVELNQDGSVAVSLEPVKVEAKFARPQVRAMAAGPDYGAAVWRPSPNYNARPSGSTGDPSMIIIHTCEGSYSSCWSWLTNSASGVSAHYVVNESGSEVSQLVREASRGWHIGATYDSSLNGGRESWLNGVSANHFTIGIEHGGYASQTSFPAGQIDASAKLSCDIARDNAIIKDSYHIVAHGRLQPATRTDPGPNWPWSSYISKINSYCGTTTPTGEIIIDSNSANNDASKARFSLTGAWSDGYSAGYYGSGYYYAATEAISAPATFEFYLPTAQTRTVDAWWVAGTNRSPTAPFIAYNAAGSEVGRVSVNQQTNGGKWVTLGTYSFSAGWNKVQLSRWTTPGYVVMADAVRVR, from the coding sequence ATGTCAACCTTCCGCAATCCCTTCGCGGCGGCGGCCGTCGCCCTGGTGCTCTCCGCGTGTGGTCCCCAGGCGCAGCCCACCGAGGCCCCTCCGGCCGAGACGCCGTCGCAGCCCTCCCCGGACACGGCGGGCAGCACGCTGCCGCGTGAGCTGGATCCGCTGTTCGCGCAGGCCGCCCAGGAGTTCAACGTCCCGGTGGAGCTGCTCAAGGCGGTCTCCTACGCGGAGACGCGCTGGCAGATGGTGCGGGGCGAGGCGGAGTTCCCGGGCCAGCAGCCGGCGTTCGGCCTGATGGCGCTGCGCGGTGAGGACCTGGAGCAGGGCGCGGCGCTGGCGGGCGTGACGGCGGAGGAGGCGCGCACGGACGCGCTCTCCAACCTGCGCGCCGGCGCGGCGCGACTGTCCCAGCTGGCCACGGACGCGAAGGTGGAGCGCGGGGACCTGGCCGCGTGGGCGCCGGTGGTGGCGCAGCTGAGCGGCATCACCAACCCGGAGGCGCAGGCGGAGCACGTGCACCGCTCCGTGTACGCGGTGATGAACGAGGGCGCGGTGGAGCTCAACCAGGACGGCTCGGTGGCCGTGTCGCTGGAGCCCGTGAAGGTGGAGGCGAAGTTCGCGCGTCCCCAGGTGCGCGCCATGGCGGCGGGCCCGGACTACGGGGCGGCCGTGTGGCGCCCGTCGCCCAACTACAACGCGCGCCCTTCCGGCAGCACGGGCGACCCGTCGATGATCATCATCCACACCTGTGAGGGCAGCTACTCGTCCTGCTGGAGCTGGCTCACCAACAGCGCCTCGGGCGTGAGCGCGCACTACGTGGTGAACGAGAGCGGCAGCGAGGTCTCCCAGCTGGTGCGCGAGGCCAGCCGCGGGTGGCACATTGGCGCGACGTACGACTCGTCGCTCAACGGCGGCAGGGAGAGCTGGCTCAACGGCGTGTCGGCCAACCACTTCACCATCGGCATCGAGCACGGCGGCTACGCCAGCCAGACGTCCTTCCCGGCCGGGCAGATTGACGCGTCCGCGAAGCTGTCGTGCGACATCGCGCGCGACAACGCCATCATCAAGGACAGCTACCACATCGTGGCGCACGGCCGGTTGCAGCCGGCGACGCGCACGGATCCGGGCCCCAACTGGCCGTGGTCGTCGTACATCAGCAAGATCAACAGCTACTGCGGCACCACGACGCCGACCGGTGAGATCATCATCGACAGCAACAGCGCGAACAACGACGCCTCCAAGGCGAGGTTCTCGCTGACGGGCGCGTGGTCGGACGGCTACAGCGCCGGCTACTACGGCAGCGGCTACTACTACGCGGCCACGGAGGCCATCTCCGCGCCGGCCACGTTCGAGTTCTACCTGCCCACCGCGCAGACGCGCACGGTCGACGCCTGGTGGGTGGCCGGCACGAACCGCTCCCCCACGGCGCCGTTCATCGCCTACAACGCGGCGGGCTCCGAGGTGGGCCGCGTGTCCGTCAACCAGCAGACCAACGGCGGCAAGTGGGTGACGCTGGGCACGTACAGCTTCTCCGCGGGCTGGAACAAGGTGCAGCTGAGCCGCTGGACGACCCCGGGCTACGTGGTCATGGCCGACGCCGTCCGGGTGCGCTGA
- a CDS encoding metallophosphoesterase — MRLFGIGDTHLPSTRQKDMHRFGWTDHPLPLQRAWDERVRPEDAVIVAGDISWATRPHEVMEDLAWLDARPGRKVLVRGNHDYWWGDSASKLRKLLEPFRTLEGFLHNNAVVLGPWVIAGTRLWTAPEAPPMPGGEMGDEQGDSGYVERETRRLNTSLEDALKKEAAHPTPLTRIVAVHFPPVYANERATAFSAPIEAFAPKVCVYGHLHSSGIPAGFTGERAGVRYVLASCDAAGFAPVLLDER; from the coding sequence ATGCGGCTCTTCGGTATTGGCGACACGCACCTGCCCTCCACCCGGCAGAAGGACATGCACCGCTTCGGCTGGACGGACCACCCGCTGCCCCTGCAGCGCGCGTGGGACGAACGGGTGCGGCCGGAGGACGCGGTCATCGTCGCGGGTGACATCTCCTGGGCCACCCGTCCCCACGAGGTGATGGAGGACCTGGCGTGGCTGGACGCGCGGCCGGGGCGCAAGGTGCTGGTGCGCGGCAACCACGACTACTGGTGGGGCGACTCCGCGTCCAAGCTGCGCAAGCTGCTGGAGCCGTTCCGCACGCTGGAGGGCTTCCTCCACAACAACGCGGTGGTGCTGGGCCCGTGGGTCATCGCCGGCACGCGGCTGTGGACCGCGCCGGAAGCGCCGCCCATGCCCGGCGGGGAGATGGGCGACGAGCAGGGGGACTCCGGCTACGTGGAGCGTGAGACGCGCCGGCTCAACACGTCGCTGGAGGACGCGCTCAAGAAGGAGGCGGCCCACCCCACGCCGCTCACCCGCATCGTCGCGGTGCACTTCCCGCCCGTGTACGCGAACGAGCGGGCCACCGCCTTCAGCGCCCCCATCGAAGCGTTCGCCCCCAAGGTGTGCGTGTACGGCCACCTGCACTCGAGCGGCATCCCCGCGGGCTTCACCGGCGAACGGGCCGGCGTGCGCTACGTGCTCGCGTCCTGCGACGCGGCCGGCTTCGCGCCGGTGCTGCTGGACGAGCGCTGA
- a CDS encoding TolB family protein, giving the protein MLGAMGCQGRCGGAAAVPAPGALSEAERRALPGTIVFLSERAGQKDVWRVTPAGEETQVTSAPEDEYPGPPSPDGRTLLVIASGEANGRVFQQLRLQPLEGGRQVALHPPRPRARNASWAPDGTWLVAESDAQGFSDVVRVLPQANAVDTQLTHVQAGCFEPAVSPDGTEVACVCSGDGDPEVYVFRADGAGEPRRITTFYMEDRTPQWSPDGRWLLFVSNRERKERVYLVRADGADLRALSGEGFAGDEREAVFSPDGKRVAYVARLADGKSRIWVADVAGGAPVALTDGQHRDDMPAWSPDGKALVFVSERDGDTDLYLMRPDGTGQTRLTTAKGADWLPRWFAPR; this is encoded by the coding sequence ATGCTGGGCGCCATGGGCTGTCAGGGCCGCTGCGGCGGCGCTGCGGCGGTCCCGGCGCCCGGCGCCCTGTCGGAGGCGGAGCGGCGGGCCCTGCCGGGCACCATCGTCTTCCTCTCCGAAAGGGCGGGACAGAAGGACGTCTGGCGGGTGACGCCCGCCGGAGAAGAGACGCAGGTCACCTCCGCGCCGGAGGACGAATATCCCGGCCCGCCGTCGCCGGACGGCCGCACGCTGCTGGTGATTGCGTCGGGCGAGGCGAACGGGCGCGTCTTCCAGCAGCTGCGCCTGCAGCCGCTCGAGGGAGGCCGCCAGGTGGCGCTGCATCCGCCCCGGCCCCGGGCGCGCAACGCGAGCTGGGCGCCGGACGGCACGTGGCTCGTGGCGGAGTCCGACGCGCAGGGCTTCAGCGACGTGGTGCGCGTGCTGCCCCAGGCGAACGCGGTGGACACGCAACTGACGCACGTGCAGGCGGGCTGCTTCGAGCCCGCGGTGTCCCCGGACGGCACGGAGGTGGCGTGCGTGTGCAGCGGCGACGGGGATCCGGAGGTCTACGTCTTCCGAGCGGACGGCGCGGGCGAGCCCCGCCGCATCACCACGTTCTACATGGAGGACCGGACGCCGCAGTGGAGCCCGGACGGCAGGTGGCTGCTGTTCGTGAGCAACCGCGAGCGCAAGGAGCGCGTGTACCTGGTGCGCGCGGACGGCGCGGACCTGCGCGCCCTGTCCGGAGAAGGCTTCGCGGGTGACGAGCGCGAGGCGGTCTTCAGTCCGGACGGCAAGCGCGTGGCGTACGTGGCCCGGCTTGCGGACGGCAAGAGCCGCATCTGGGTGGCGGACGTGGCGGGAGGCGCGCCGGTGGCGCTGACGGACGGACAGCACCGCGACGACATGCCGGCCTGGAGCCCGGACGGCAAGGCGCTGGTGTTCGTCTCCGAGCGCGACGGCGACACCGACCTGTACCTCATGCGCCCGGACGGCACCGGCCAGACGCGGCTCACCACGGCGAAGGGCGCGGACTGGCTGCCGCGCTGGTTCGCGCCGCGCTAG
- a CDS encoding potassium transporter Kup: MGTPGAAGNQRSGKAPVAPGPGSAKAGAVNTPPESPAAPSEGPESPKRIAMLALSALGIVYGDIGTSPLYALRECFTGAHGVTPTPANVLGVLSLIVWSLIIVVSVKYIIFVMRADNRGEGGILALMALAMHRPRGQSHRARPVLITLGLFGAALIYGDGVITPAISVMSAVEGLSVATPVFQPYVIPISLVILLLLFMVQRKGTAGIGSVFGPLMTVWFLVLAVLGVKELLHNPAVLWSLSPVHGVQFFMDNGWHGFLVLGAVILVVTGGEALYADMGHFGAKPIRRAWFGLVLPSLVLNYLGQGALLLRHAEAARNPFFLLAPDWALYPLVALSTAAAVIASQALISGSFSTTRQAMQLGYCPRMEVVHTSAEEMGQIYLPGINAALLVGVIALVLGFGSSSRLAAAYGIAVTTTMGITTMLAYVVARERWGVRRAVALPIASLFMLVDLAFFGANVAKIPDGGWFPLLLAVCIFTLMTTWKRGRDILAGKLRAASLGLKDLLGSFGDHPPLRVPGTAIFMTGNPEGTPPALLHNLKHNKILHEQVVLLTIIPEEIPHVVAQERVEVEPMEQGFVRVVARYGFMENPSIPDILKRCREKGLQFQLMGTSFFLGRETLIPTKKPGMAVWREALFTWMSRNARSATAYFRIPPNRVVELGSQVEL, translated from the coding sequence ATGGGAACACCCGGAGCGGCTGGAAACCAAAGGAGCGGCAAGGCGCCGGTTGCTCCGGGCCCGGGTTCGGCTAAAGCGGGGGCCGTGAACACACCCCCGGAATCACCGGCCGCCCCTTCGGAGGGGCCGGAATCTCCCAAACGCATCGCGATGCTCGCCCTGAGCGCGCTGGGCATCGTCTACGGAGACATTGGAACCAGTCCGCTCTACGCGCTGCGCGAATGCTTCACCGGAGCGCACGGCGTCACGCCCACGCCGGCCAACGTCCTGGGCGTGCTGTCGCTCATCGTGTGGTCGCTCATCATCGTCGTGTCGGTGAAGTACATCATCTTCGTGATGCGCGCGGACAACCGGGGCGAGGGCGGCATCCTCGCGCTGATGGCGCTGGCGATGCACCGGCCCCGGGGCCAGTCCCACCGCGCGCGGCCCGTGCTCATCACGCTGGGCCTCTTCGGCGCGGCGCTCATCTATGGCGACGGCGTCATCACCCCGGCCATCTCCGTGATGAGCGCGGTGGAGGGCCTGAGCGTGGCCACCCCCGTCTTCCAGCCGTACGTGATTCCCATCTCGCTCGTCATCCTGCTGCTGCTGTTCATGGTGCAGCGCAAGGGCACGGCGGGCATCGGCTCGGTGTTCGGCCCCCTGATGACCGTGTGGTTCCTGGTGCTGGCGGTGCTGGGCGTGAAGGAGCTGCTGCACAACCCCGCGGTGCTCTGGTCGCTATCGCCCGTGCACGGCGTGCAGTTCTTCATGGACAACGGGTGGCACGGCTTCTTGGTGCTGGGCGCCGTCATCCTGGTGGTGACGGGCGGCGAGGCGCTCTACGCGGACATGGGCCACTTCGGCGCGAAGCCCATCCGGCGGGCCTGGTTCGGGCTGGTGCTGCCGTCCCTGGTGCTCAACTACCTGGGCCAGGGCGCGCTGCTCCTGCGCCACGCGGAGGCCGCCCGAAACCCCTTCTTCCTCCTGGCCCCGGACTGGGCCCTGTATCCGCTGGTCGCCCTGTCCACCGCCGCGGCCGTCATCGCGTCCCAGGCCCTCATCTCCGGCTCCTTCTCCACCACCCGGCAGGCCATGCAGCTGGGCTACTGCCCGCGCATGGAGGTGGTGCACACGTCCGCGGAGGAGATGGGGCAGATCTACCTGCCCGGCATCAACGCGGCGCTGCTGGTGGGCGTCATCGCGCTGGTGCTCGGCTTCGGCTCCTCCAGCCGGCTGGCGGCCGCGTACGGCATCGCGGTGACGACGACCATGGGCATCACCACCATGCTGGCCTACGTGGTGGCCCGCGAGCGCTGGGGCGTCCGCCGCGCCGTGGCCCTGCCCATCGCCAGCCTCTTCATGCTGGTGGACCTGGCCTTCTTCGGCGCCAACGTGGCGAAGATCCCCGACGGCGGCTGGTTCCCGCTGCTGCTCGCCGTCTGCATCTTCACGCTGATGACCACCTGGAAGCGCGGCCGGGACATCCTCGCCGGCAAGCTGCGCGCGGCCAGCCTGGGCCTCAAGGACCTGTTGGGCAGCTTCGGGGACCACCCGCCCCTGCGCGTGCCCGGCACCGCCATCTTCATGACGGGCAACCCGGAAGGCACCCCGCCCGCGCTCCTGCACAACCTGAAGCACAACAAGATCCTCCATGAGCAGGTGGTGCTCCTCACCATCATCCCGGAGGAGATTCCCCACGTGGTGGCCCAGGAGCGCGTGGAGGTGGAGCCCATGGAGCAGGGCTTCGTGCGCGTCGTGGCCCGCTACGGCTTCATGGAGAACCCCAGCATCCCGGACATCCTCAAGCGCTGCCGGGAGAAGGGCCTCCAGTTCCAGCTCATGGGCACCAGCTTCTTCCTGGGCCGCGAAACGCTCATCCCCACCAAGAAGCCCGGGATGGCTGTCTGGCGCGAGGCCCTCTTCACCTGGATGAGCCGCAACGCCCGCAGCGCCACCGCCTACTTCCGGATTCCGCCCAACCGCGTGGTGGAGCTGGGAAGTCAGGTGGAGCTGTAA
- a CDS encoding GAF domain-containing protein, translated as MTMVATRLGEARQYGARLPEIEERLALLAEASRVLADASLEPPAVMERLCGLVVPLLGSACALRLLSEDGLWLRTVASAAAVPEARVRLQALFSQRVRADEGVAAEVLDTGVAQGVEAVLVLPLRARGRALGTLTVWREAPEPASFESAEQLLLQELADRAALALDVARAYASERQARQAAEVAAGRLARLQHVTAELSEALTAARVAEVVLEQGLTVADAKAGALWGVAPDAMSAALLRCAGCTPDAAERLKRMPLEEDSPVARVLRESRPVWLTAEDALSGSERPANSSACLPLVADGRVLGALVFTFGLPHGFDDDERAFLQLVAHHAAQALARARLLEREQRARAALREAHGTLEAIIQASPTAIMLLDPDGTVRLWNPAAERMLGWTAEEVLGKVLPAVPPEHWEAFRHGLERATRGTVLDGAPLAARRRDGGAVQVAMWTGRVHPASGPPQCLSVMVDITERQRGEAAQRFLAEAGGVLAGSLEEEETLERVAHLAVPQYAEACGVFLEDESGGVRCVATAGVGDGEVPPPGLAVVSRVIQSGRPESRSGLSEGDPSYARAGGTCAYLCVPLRVRGHTLGALTFVTSKGAYDAQDLALAQELARRAALALDNASLYRDARQAIRLREEFLSIASHELKTPISALQLQVQSLLAGLTKSGAAFDPERLKRGLERVDRQVKRQTLLVNDLLDVSRLSAGKLELVLEPLELGTLVREVAERFEQEYARSGTPLELSLAPEVVGQWDRLRLDQVFTNLFSNALKYGRGNPVHVSLEVEEDRARLRVKDGGIGIAKEHLPRLFHRFERAVSERNYGGFGLGLWIARQIVEAMGGHIEVESVLGEGSTFIVELPRG; from the coding sequence ATGACGATGGTCGCAACCAGACTGGGGGAGGCGCGGCAGTACGGGGCGCGGCTTCCGGAGATTGAAGAGCGGCTGGCGCTGCTGGCGGAGGCCTCGCGGGTGCTGGCGGACGCGTCGCTGGAGCCCCCGGCGGTGATGGAGCGGCTGTGCGGGTTGGTGGTGCCGCTGCTCGGCTCCGCGTGCGCGCTGCGGCTGTTGTCGGAGGACGGGCTGTGGCTGCGCACGGTGGCGTCGGCGGCGGCGGTGCCGGAGGCGCGCGTGCGGCTGCAGGCGCTGTTCTCCCAGCGGGTGCGCGCGGACGAGGGCGTGGCGGCGGAGGTGCTGGACACGGGCGTGGCGCAGGGAGTGGAGGCGGTGCTGGTGCTGCCGCTGAGGGCCCGGGGGAGAGCGCTGGGGACGCTGACGGTGTGGCGGGAGGCGCCGGAGCCGGCGTCGTTCGAGTCGGCGGAGCAGCTGCTGCTCCAGGAGCTGGCGGACCGGGCGGCGTTGGCGCTGGACGTGGCGCGGGCGTACGCGTCCGAGCGGCAGGCGCGACAGGCGGCGGAGGTGGCGGCGGGAAGGCTCGCGCGGTTGCAGCACGTCACCGCGGAGCTGTCGGAGGCGCTCACCGCGGCGCGCGTGGCGGAGGTGGTGCTGGAGCAGGGGCTGACGGTGGCGGACGCGAAGGCCGGGGCGCTGTGGGGCGTGGCGCCGGACGCGATGAGCGCCGCGCTCCTGCGCTGCGCGGGCTGCACGCCGGACGCGGCGGAGCGGCTGAAGCGGATGCCCCTGGAGGAGGACTCGCCGGTGGCGCGGGTGCTGCGCGAGTCGCGGCCGGTGTGGCTGACGGCGGAGGACGCGTTGTCGGGGTCGGAGCGGCCGGCGAACTCGTCCGCGTGTCTGCCGCTGGTGGCGGACGGGCGGGTGCTGGGGGCGCTGGTGTTCACCTTCGGCCTGCCGCACGGGTTCGACGACGACGAGCGGGCCTTCCTCCAGTTGGTGGCGCACCACGCGGCGCAGGCGCTGGCGCGGGCGCGGCTGCTGGAGCGCGAGCAGCGGGCGCGGGCGGCGCTGCGCGAGGCGCATGGGACGCTGGAGGCCATCATCCAGGCGAGCCCCACGGCCATCATGCTGTTGGATCCGGACGGCACGGTGCGGCTGTGGAATCCGGCCGCGGAGCGGATGCTGGGATGGACGGCGGAGGAGGTGCTGGGGAAGGTGCTGCCGGCCGTGCCGCCGGAGCACTGGGAGGCGTTCCGCCACGGCCTGGAGCGCGCCACGCGGGGCACGGTGCTGGACGGCGCACCGCTGGCGGCGCGGCGGCGCGACGGTGGCGCGGTGCAGGTGGCCATGTGGACGGGGCGCGTGCACCCGGCGAGCGGACCACCGCAGTGCCTGAGCGTGATGGTGGACATCACCGAGCGCCAGCGCGGCGAGGCGGCGCAGCGCTTCCTCGCGGAGGCCGGCGGGGTGCTGGCGGGGAGTCTGGAAGAAGAGGAGACGCTGGAGCGCGTGGCGCACCTGGCGGTGCCGCAGTACGCGGAGGCCTGCGGCGTGTTCCTGGAGGACGAGTCCGGCGGCGTGCGCTGCGTGGCCACGGCGGGCGTCGGGGACGGCGAGGTGCCCCCCCCGGGGCTCGCGGTGGTGTCGCGGGTCATCCAGTCCGGGAGGCCGGAGTCGCGCTCGGGGCTGTCGGAGGGGGACCCGTCGTACGCGCGGGCGGGCGGGACGTGCGCGTACCTGTGCGTGCCGCTGCGGGTGCGCGGGCACACGCTGGGGGCGCTGACGTTCGTCACGTCGAAGGGGGCGTACGACGCGCAGGACCTGGCGCTGGCGCAGGAGCTGGCGCGGCGGGCGGCGCTGGCGCTGGACAACGCGAGCCTCTACCGGGACGCGCGTCAGGCCATCCGCCTGCGCGAGGAGTTCCTGTCCATCGCGAGCCATGAGTTGAAGACGCCCATCAGCGCGCTGCAGCTCCAGGTGCAGAGCCTGCTGGCGGGGCTGACGAAGTCGGGAGCGGCCTTCGACCCGGAGCGGCTCAAGCGCGGCCTGGAGCGGGTGGACCGGCAGGTGAAGCGGCAGACCTTGCTGGTGAACGACCTGCTGGACGTGTCCCGCTTGAGCGCGGGGAAGCTGGAGCTGGTGCTGGAGCCCCTGGAGCTGGGGACGCTGGTGCGGGAGGTGGCCGAGCGCTTCGAGCAGGAGTACGCGCGCTCGGGGACGCCGCTGGAGCTGTCGCTGGCGCCGGAGGTGGTGGGGCAGTGGGACCGGCTGCGGTTGGATCAGGTCTTCACCAACCTGTTCTCCAACGCGCTGAAGTACGGGCGGGGCAACCCGGTGCACGTGTCGCTGGAGGTGGAGGAAGACCGGGCCCGGCTGCGGGTGAAGGACGGCGGCATCGGCATCGCGAAGGAGCACCTGCCGCGCCTGTTCCACCGCTTCGAGCGCGCGGTGTCCGAGCGCAACTACGGCGGCTTCGGGCTGGGGCTGTGGATCGCCCGCCAGATTGTCGAGGCGATGGGCGGCCACATTGAAGTGGAGAGCGTCCTGGGCGAGGGCTCCACGTTCATCGTGGAGCTGCCGCGGGGCTAG